One region of Oxalobacteraceae bacterium OTU3CAMAD1 genomic DNA includes:
- a CDS encoding TolC family outer membrane protein yields MKLKPLALAALLGLMASAAQALTLQEAYQAALQNDPQYRMSFYDNENGKEYANVGRSNLLPQLSASYSASRNIVDQTQHTGGRDFFSQPRYISRSAAVQVRQTLFNLDAYARYRQGLAQTKESAARFEYNSADVIVRVVSAYADALYASDQLKLIEAQRDAYLEHMRVNKRLFEKGEGTKTDMLEVQARLDLAEAQVIEGRDAVKASLETLQGVVGMPVDRLTELSPNFRVLPLEPASFEDWRRVALESNPELKSARATIEVQQQEVRKAYAGHAPRVDVVGTYSRDDAASISTYQQDTVNRAVGIQINIPLYSGGQVSAVARQAVATRERARSDLDARTNKVLVELRKAHSIVLSSVAKVDALEKAVASGTLLVKATEQSIKGGVRINLDLLNAQQQLVTSQRDLAQARYSYLIGLMRVKAASGTLTAADIYDLSRYFQ; encoded by the coding sequence ATGAAGTTGAAACCACTGGCTTTGGCCGCGCTGCTGGGGCTGATGGCCTCGGCCGCGCAGGCGTTGACCTTGCAGGAAGCCTATCAGGCGGCGTTGCAGAACGACCCGCAGTACCGTATGAGTTTTTACGATAATGAGAACGGCAAAGAGTACGCCAACGTTGGTCGGTCTAATCTGTTACCGCAGTTATCCGCCAGCTATAGCGCGAGCCGCAACATCGTCGATCAGACCCAGCACACCGGTGGCAGGGATTTCTTTAGCCAACCGCGCTATATCAGCCGCTCGGCCGCCGTGCAGGTGCGCCAGACGCTGTTCAACCTGGACGCGTACGCGCGCTACCGCCAGGGTCTGGCGCAGACCAAGGAATCGGCCGCGCGCTTCGAGTACAACTCGGCGGACGTGATCGTGCGGGTTGTCAGCGCCTATGCAGACGCGCTGTACGCCAGCGATCAGCTCAAACTGATCGAGGCGCAGCGCGACGCCTATCTGGAGCACATGCGCGTCAATAAACGCCTGTTTGAAAAAGGCGAGGGCACAAAAACCGACATGCTGGAAGTACAAGCGCGTTTAGACCTTGCCGAGGCGCAGGTGATCGAGGGGCGTGACGCCGTCAAGGCGTCGCTGGAAACGCTTCAAGGCGTGGTCGGCATGCCGGTCGATCGGTTGACCGAGCTGTCGCCGAATTTCCGCGTGCTGCCGCTGGAACCGGCCAGTTTCGAGGATTGGCGCAGGGTGGCGCTGGAATCGAATCCGGAGCTTAAGTCGGCCCGGGCCACGATCGAAGTGCAGCAGCAGGAAGTGCGCAAGGCCTATGCGGGCCACGCGCCGCGCGTCGATGTGGTCGGCACCTACAGCAGGGACGATGCGGCCTCGATCAGCACCTACCAGCAGGATACGGTCAATCGCGCCGTCGGTATCCAGATTAACATTCCGCTGTACTCGGGCGGCCAGGTCAGCGCGGTCGCGCGCCAGGCCGTGGCCACGCGCGAGCGCGCCCGTTCGGACCTCGATGCGCGCACCAACAAGGTGCTCGTGGAATTGCGCAAGGCGCACAGCATCGTGCTGAGCAGCGTTGCCAAGGTCGATGCGCTGGAAAAAGCGGTGGCCTCCGGGACGCTGCTGGTGAAGGCGACCGAGCAAAGCATCAAGGGCGGCGTGCGCATCAATCTCGACTTGCTTAACGCCCAGCAGCAGCTGGTGACGAGCCAGCGCGATCTGGCGCAGGCGCGCTACAGCTATCTGATCGGGTTGATGCGGGTGAAGGCGGCGTCGGGCACTTTGACGGCGGCCGACATTTACGATTTATCCCGTTACTTCCAATAA
- a CDS encoding sulfurtransferase — protein MLANTALQAEAHAAAIAAAAAHVNIAAYKFVTFDNTEEMRPLYQDICKRLGLKGTILLTPEGINMFLSGPRSHIDEYLAWVRADARFADLEVKESYSVEQSHKRMLVKIKKEIITMRMPLIKPEEGRAPFVDAHTLKRWLDTGVDDNGKPVVMVDTRNDFEVDVGTFDNTVDYRITKFTEFPEVIAAHKPDFDGKTVVTFCTGGIRCEKAAIHMQNIGYDSVYQLEGGILKYFEEVGGAHYTGDCFVFDYRTALNPKLEPTETVQCFVCRAVVTPRQQLSPEYVYEKSCPHCYGKHVTA, from the coding sequence ATGCTCGCTAATACCGCTTTACAAGCTGAAGCGCATGCCGCCGCCATCGCAGCCGCTGCCGCCCACGTCAATATCGCCGCCTACAAGTTCGTCACCTTCGACAACACCGAAGAGATGCGTCCGCTGTACCAGGACATCTGCAAGCGGCTCGGCCTCAAGGGCACCATCCTGCTCACGCCGGAGGGCATCAATATGTTCCTCTCCGGCCCGCGCTCGCACATCGACGAGTATCTGGCCTGGGTGCGCGCCGACGCCCGCTTCGCCGACCTCGAAGTGAAGGAAAGCTACTCGGTCGAGCAGTCGCACAAGCGCATGCTGGTCAAGATCAAAAAAGAAATCATCACCATGCGCATGCCGCTGATCAAGCCCGAGGAAGGCCGCGCGCCGTTCGTCGACGCCCACACGCTCAAGCGCTGGCTCGACACCGGCGTCGACGACAACGGCAAGCCGGTGGTCATGGTCGACACCCGCAACGACTTCGAGGTCGACGTCGGCACCTTCGACAACACGGTCGACTACCGCATCACCAAGTTCACCGAGTTCCCGGAAGTGATCGCCGCGCACAAGCCCGACTTCGACGGCAAGACCGTGGTGACCTTCTGCACCGGCGGCATCCGCTGCGAAAAAGCGGCGATCCACATGCAGAACATCGGCTACGACAGCGTCTACCAGCTCGAGGGCGGCATCCTGAAGTACTTCGAGGAGGTCGGCGGCGCCCACTACACGGGCGACTGCTTCGTGTTCGACTACCGCACCGCGCTCAACCCCAAGCTGGAGCCGACCGAGACGGTGCAGTGCTTCGTCTGCCGCGCCGTGGTCACGCCGCGCCAGCAGTTGTCGCCGGAGTATGTGTACGAGAAGTCGTGCCCGCATTGCTACGGCAAGCACGTAACCGCTTGA
- a CDS encoding ParD-like family protein, translating to MANSTSIRIDQELYEQAKQDAAAEHRSISGQIEFWARVGRAALDNPDLPVGFIAESLASLAEPRELAQPFVPRADRVK from the coding sequence ATGGCGAACAGTACATCGATTCGTATTGATCAGGAGTTATACGAGCAGGCGAAGCAGGATGCCGCCGCTGAGCATCGGTCGATCTCGGGGCAGATCGAATTTTGGGCGCGGGTTGGCAGAGCGGCGCTGGACAACCCCGACTTGCCCGTCGGCTTCATCGCCGAGTCCTTGGCATCGCTGGCCGAACCTCGTGAATTGGCGCAGCCGTTCGTGCCGCGTGCCGACCGGGTTAAGTAA
- the dnaE gene encoding DNA polymerase III subunit alpha produces MNMVANEQVVAPDEGVVAPVGPAFVHLRVHSEYSIVDGLVRIDDLVGAAAKDKQAALAVTDLSNMFGMVKFYKSARGKGIKPVIGVDVWITNDDNRDKPSRLMLFAKNRMGYLQLCELLSTAWLTNQYKGRAEIRTEWLAELASKTYELLPEDNPANGLIALSGAHFGDVGIAIENGNPALAEKNAQKWAAIFPGHFYIEIQRAGQANQETQVRHSVALAAKLGLPVVATHPVQFISGDEYIAHEARTCIAEGEMLANNKRVRRFNENMRFLSQAEMRELFADLPAALQNSVEIAKRCNLTLVLGKPQLPNFPTPPGMTIDEFLVAESKAGLEKRLIHLYPDPERREKERPRYEARLKFETDTICNMKFPGYFLIVAEFIQWAKENGVPVGPGRGSGAGSLVAYSLLITDLDPLKYNLLFERFLNPERVSMPDFDIDFCQEGRDRVIQHVKDLYGKEAVSQIATFGTMAAKGAIRDVGRVMDFGYNFCDGVSKLIPFKPGKPVSIAEAIEEEPMLKERQQNEEEVAQLLDLAQQVEGITRNIGMHAGGVLIAPGKLTDFCPLYTQGGDGGVVSQYDKDDVEAVGLVKFDFLGLTTLTILDRAVRYIKALDPKEAEFDLARLPLNDRPSYELLTKAKTVAVFQLESRGMQGMLKDARPDRFEDIIALVALYRPGPMDLIPDFCKRKHGEKFDYPDPRTESILSETYGIMVYQEQVMQMAQIVGGYSLGGADMLRRAMGKKKAEEMAEHREIFRAGAAKDGLTAQKADEIFDLMEKFAGYGFNKSHAAAYALLSYHTAYLKAHHPAAFMAANMSLAMDDTEKVKILVEDSIDICGLTILPPDINKSDYRFMPDGPPPSVTGKKVTQIRYGLGAVKGSGQSAIEAIIAARTAGGPFTSLFDFCKRVDKKQINRRTIESLIRSGAFDCLNIDRAILLASVGFAMECADQEAKAANQVSLFGGDDSDLVAPPEYVKCAPFTDRQKLAEEKIALGFYLSGHMFDSFAPEARRFARTKLAELEPSREPRMLCGVITGIRPQMTQRGKILIVTLDDKTAVVEVTVYSEVFEENKRMFKDDEFLAVVGKVSEDRFSGGLRISAERVFDIVTARINYGKQLALSLPTTVDAKKMAELLAPHRMADGLPVAMKVAPQGVKCVLQLGEGWRVAPSDDLQLALKQGLGASEVEIEY; encoded by the coding sequence ATGAACATGGTAGCAAACGAACAAGTAGTGGCGCCGGATGAAGGCGTCGTGGCCCCGGTCGGCCCGGCCTTCGTCCACCTGCGGGTGCACTCGGAGTATTCGATCGTCGACGGCCTGGTGCGCATCGACGACCTGGTCGGCGCCGCCGCCAAGGACAAGCAGGCGGCGCTGGCCGTCACCGACCTGTCCAACATGTTCGGCATGGTCAAGTTCTACAAGAGCGCGCGCGGCAAGGGCATCAAGCCGGTCATCGGCGTCGACGTCTGGATCACCAACGACGACAACCGCGACAAGCCGTCGCGCCTGATGCTGTTCGCCAAAAACCGCATGGGCTACCTGCAGCTGTGCGAACTGCTGTCGACCGCCTGGCTGACCAACCAGTACAAGGGCCGCGCCGAGATCCGCACCGAGTGGCTGGCCGAGCTGGCGTCGAAAACCTACGAGCTGCTGCCCGAGGATAATCCGGCCAACGGCCTGATCGCGCTGTCCGGCGCCCACTTCGGCGACGTCGGCATCGCCATCGAAAACGGCAACCCGGCGCTGGCCGAAAAGAACGCGCAGAAGTGGGCGGCGATCTTCCCCGGCCATTTCTACATCGAGATCCAGCGCGCCGGCCAGGCCAACCAGGAAACGCAGGTGCGCCATTCGGTGGCGCTGGCGGCCAAACTGGGCCTGCCGGTGGTGGCCACGCACCCGGTGCAGTTCATCTCCGGCGACGAGTACATCGCCCACGAGGCGCGCACCTGTATCGCCGAAGGCGAGATGCTGGCCAATAACAAGCGCGTGCGCCGGTTCAACGAGAACATGCGCTTCCTGTCGCAGGCCGAGATGCGCGAGCTGTTCGCCGACCTGCCGGCGGCGCTGCAAAACTCGGTGGAAATCGCCAAGCGCTGCAACCTGACCCTGGTGCTGGGCAAGCCGCAGCTGCCGAACTTCCCGACCCCGCCGGGCATGACGATCGACGAGTTCCTGGTGGCCGAATCGAAGGCCGGCCTGGAAAAGCGCCTGATCCACCTGTACCCGGACCCGGAGCGGCGCGAGAAGGAGCGGCCGCGCTACGAGGCGCGCCTGAAGTTCGAGACCGATACCATCTGCAACATGAAGTTCCCCGGCTACTTCCTGATCGTGGCGGAGTTCATCCAGTGGGCCAAGGAGAACGGCGTGCCGGTCGGCCCTGGCCGCGGTTCGGGCGCGGGTTCGCTGGTCGCCTATTCGCTGCTGATCACCGATCTGGACCCGCTGAAATACAACCTGCTGTTCGAGCGCTTCCTGAATCCAGAACGTGTCTCGATGCCCGACTTCGACATCGACTTTTGCCAGGAGGGGCGCGACCGCGTCATCCAGCACGTCAAGGATTTGTACGGCAAGGAGGCGGTCTCGCAGATCGCCACCTTCGGTACCATGGCGGCCAAGGGCGCGATCCGCGACGTCGGCCGCGTGATGGACTTCGGTTATAACTTCTGCGACGGCGTCTCCAAGCTGATTCCGTTCAAGCCGGGCAAGCCGGTGTCGATCGCCGAGGCGATCGAGGAGGAGCCGATGCTCAAGGAGCGCCAGCAGAACGAGGAGGAGGTGGCGCAGCTGCTCGATCTGGCGCAGCAGGTCGAGGGCATCACCCGCAACATCGGCATGCACGCCGGTGGCGTGTTGATCGCGCCGGGCAAGCTGACCGACTTCTGCCCGCTGTATACGCAGGGCGGCGACGGCGGCGTGGTGTCGCAGTACGACAAGGACGACGTGGAGGCCGTGGGCCTGGTCAAGTTCGACTTTTTGGGCTTGACCACGTTGACGATCCTGGACCGCGCGGTGCGCTACATCAAGGCGCTCGATCCGAAGGAGGCCGAGTTCGACCTGGCGCGCCTGCCGCTGAACGACCGGCCGTCCTACGAGCTGCTGACCAAGGCCAAGACGGTCGCCGTCTTCCAGCTGGAGTCGCGCGGCATGCAGGGCATGTTGAAGGACGCGCGTCCCGACCGTTTCGAGGACATCATCGCGCTGGTGGCGTTGTACCGTCCGGGCCCGATGGACCTGATCCCCGACTTCTGCAAACGTAAGCACGGCGAAAAGTTCGACTATCCCGATCCGCGCACCGAATCCATTCTGTCCGAAACCTACGGCATCATGGTGTATCAGGAGCAGGTGATGCAGATGGCGCAGATCGTCGGCGGCTACTCGCTGGGCGGCGCCGACATGCTGCGCCGTGCGATGGGTAAGAAGAAGGCCGAGGAGATGGCCGAGCACCGCGAGATCTTCCGCGCCGGCGCCGCCAAGGACGGCCTGACCGCGCAGAAGGCCGACGAGATCTTCGACTTGATGGAGAAGTTCGCGGGCTACGGCTTCAACAAGTCGCACGCCGCCGCCTACGCGCTGCTGTCCTACCACACCGCCTATCTGAAGGCGCACCACCCGGCCGCGTTCATGGCGGCCAACATGTCGCTGGCGATGGACGACACCGAGAAGGTCAAGATCCTGGTCGAGGATTCGATCGACATCTGCGGGCTGACCATCCTCCCGCCGGACATCAACAAGTCCGACTACCGCTTCATGCCCGACGGCCCGCCGCCGTCGGTGACCGGCAAGAAGGTCACGCAGATCCGCTACGGCCTGGGCGCCGTCAAGGGTTCGGGCCAGAGCGCGATCGAGGCGATCATCGCCGCGCGCACCGCCGGCGGACCGTTCACCAGCCTGTTCGACTTCTGCAAGCGGGTCGACAAGAAGCAGATCAACCGCCGCACCATCGAATCGCTGATCCGTTCGGGCGCCTTCGATTGCCTCAACATCGACCGCGCGATTTTGCTGGCGTCGGTCGGCTTCGCGATGGAGTGCGCCGACCAGGAAGCCAAGGCGGCCAACCAGGTCAGCCTGTTCGGCGGCGACGACAGCGATCTGGTGGCGCCACCGGAGTATGTGAAGTGTGCGCCGTTCACCGACCGCCAGAAGCTGGCCGAGGAAAAGATCGCGCTGGGCTTCTATTTGTCGGGCCACATGTTCGATTCGTTCGCGCCGGAGGCGCGGCGCTTCGCCCGCACCAAGCTGGCCGAGTTGGAGCCGTCGCGCGAGCCGCGCATGCTGTGCGGCGTGATCACCGGCATTCGGCCGCAGATGACGCAGCGCGGCAAGATACTGATCGTCACCCTGGACGACAAGACGGCGGTGGTCGAAGTGACCGTGTATTCCGAGGTGTTCGAAGAGAACAAGCGCATGTTCAAGGACGACGAATTCCTGGCCGTCGTCGGCAAGGTGTCCGAGGACCGCTTCTCCGGCGGGCTGCGGATTTCGGCCGAGCGGGTGTTCGACATCGTCACCGCGCGGATCAATTACGGCAAGCAGCTGGCGTTGTCGTTGCCGACCACTGTCGACGCCAAGAAGATGGCCGAGTTGCTGGCGCCGCACCGCATGGCCGATGGCCTGCCGGTGGCGATGAAAGTCGCGCCGCAGGGCGTCAAGTGCGTGTTGCAGCTGGGGGAGGGCTGGCGCGTGGCGCCGTCGGACGATTTGCAGCTGGCGCTCAAGCAGGGCCTGGGCGCGAGCGAAGTGGAAATCGAGTATTAA
- a CDS encoding DUF6139 family protein, producing MRVDIYCRDEAQGKHSYLAVPEGKPIPEEATNTDWQPEAQKVEVDDDSDDLPRYHIVHPLEQIGAKGYAITSLNEQL from the coding sequence ATGCGTGTGGATATTTATTGCCGAGATGAAGCACAAGGGAAGCACAGCTATCTAGCCGTGCCGGAAGGAAAGCCGATTCCCGAGGAAGCGACCAATACCGACTGGCAGCCCGAGGCGCAGAAGGTGGAGGTCGACGACGACAGCGACGATTTGCCGCGCTATCACATCGTGCACCCGCTGGAGCAGATCGGCGCCAAGGGCTACGCGATCACCAGCTTGAACGAACAACTCTGA